From the Deinococcus sonorensis KR-87 genome, the window CCAGCCGGCAGGAAGCCGGTAGAGTACCGGTATGTTAGACACCATCCGAGCGCTGGCAAAGAAGACCGAGAGCAAGATCCTGATGGTGGTGCTGGACGGCGTGGGCGGCCTGCCGCTGGAGCTGAACGGCGACACCGAGCTGGCCACCGCCACCACCCCCAACATGGACGCCCTGGCCCAGCAGGCGCAGCTGGGGCAGGTGGAACTGGTGGGCGCCGGCATCACGCCGGGCAGCGGCCCCGGCCACCTCTCGCTGTTCGGCTACGACCCGCTGCGTTACGTGGTGGGGCGAGGGGCTCTTTCGGCGGTGGGCATCGGCGTGAAGCTGGGGGCCGGCGACGTGGCGGTGCGCGGCAACTTCGCCACCCTGGGCGAGGGCCGCGTGATTCAGGACCGCCGGGCCGGGCGGCCCAGCGACGAGAAGAATGCCGAGATCGTGGGAAAGCTCCGTGAGGCCATCTCCGAGATCGACGGCGTGCGGGTGGAGGTCTACACCGAGAGCGAACACCGCTTCGTGGTGGTGTTCCGCAACCCCGGCGTGCCGCTGGGCGCCAACGTCAGCGACGTGGACCCGCAGGCCACCGGCGTGCCGCCGCTCACCGCTGAGGCGCACGACGCCCCCAGCCAGAAGACGGCCGAGCTGGTGAACGGCTTCGTGCAGCGGGCGGAGGCGGCGCTGGCCGGCGAGCCGCAGGTGAACGGGGTGCTGTTCCGCGGCTACAGCGACGTGCCGCACTTCCCCAACTTCGACGAGGTGTACGGCCTGCGGGCCGCCTGCATCGCCAGCTACCCGATGTACAAGGGCCTGGCCTCGCTGGTCGGCATGGACGTGCTGGAGGTGGAGGGCGAGGAAGACGCCCTCACCGGCAAGGTGGCCGCGCTGCAGCAGGCCTGGGACCGCTACGACTTCTTCTACTTCCACGTCAAGAAGACCGACAGCACCGGCGAGGACGGCGACTTCCACGAAAAGGTGCACAAGATCGAGCTGTTCGATGAGCTGCTGCCGCAGCTGCTGGCGCTGAAGCCGGACGTGATCGCGATTGTGGGCGACCACAGCACGCCCAGCAAGCTCAAGAGCCACAGCTGGCACCCGGTGCCGCTGCTGATCCGCAGCGATTACGGCCGCAAGGACGCCGCGCAGCGCTACACCGAGGAGGAGGCCCAGAAGGGCAGCCTGGGTCTGCGGCGCGGCACCGACCTGATGCCGCTGCTGATGGCCAACGCGCTGAAGCTGCAGAAGTACGGCGCCTGACCCGGCGGGGCAGAGGGAAGGCCGCTCTGCCCAGCCACCCACCACCGGCCTGAGTGACTCCAGACGCCGCTGCACTCCATTTCGCCTGCCCTCAGGAGGTCCCGTCATGCCCAGACCCCAGGTGTCCGACTACTCCACCTTCGCCGCGACCTACATCGACCTGGTTCCGGAACCCGATGTGCTGGCCGCCTTGCAGGAACAGGCCGCACACACGGAGGCGCTGCTGCGGGCGGTGCAGAACCCGGACTACCGCCCGGCGCCCGACAAGTGGAGTGTGCGACAGGTGGTGGGTCACATGGCCGACACCGAACGGGTCTTCGGGTTCCGGGCGCTGTGGTTCGCCCGCCAGGACCCAGCCCCGCTGCCCGGCTTCGATCAGGACCAGTGGATGGCCAGCTCCGACTTCGACCTTCCGGCGTATCCGGCGCTGGTGGAGGGCTTCCGGGCAGCCAGAGCGGCCCACCTCAGCATGCTGGGCCAGCTTGCCCCGGATGCCTGGGAGCGGCGCGGCATGGCCAGCGGAGCGGCCTTCACGGTGCGCGCCCTGGCCTACGCCATGCTGGGCCACGAGCGCCACCATCTGCGGGGGCTGCAGGAGCGCTACGGCCCGGCGTTCGGCTAGGCCACGGCTGCATGCCGTTGACACCGGCTGCATATCACGCTATCTTGAATCTATCAGCGCCCCGAGTGGGCGCTTTTCTGTTGCCGCAGAGCGCTGCCGATGCCACCTTCCGCTGGCCGCCGGTACTCTAGACTTCTTGCGTGATTGCCTATCTAACCGGCGCGGTGCGGGACGTGCAGAGCACCAGCGCCATCATTCTGGCCGGCGGGGTGGGCTACGAGGTGATGTGTCCGGCCAGCACCCTGGGCCGCCTGACCCCCGGCAGCGAGGCCGAGCTGCATATCCGTATGGTGGTGCGCGAGGACGCCATGATGCTGTTCGGCTTCGTGGACCGCGACAGCCTGCGCCTGTTCGACCTGCTCACCGGGGTGAGCGGCGTGGGTCCCAAGCTGGCCCTGGCCCTCCTGTCCGCCATGCCGCCCTCGGCGCTGGCGGCGGGACTGGTGGGGGGCGACAGCAAGCTGCTCTCCAGCGTGAGCGGGGTCGGCAAGAAAACGGCCGAGCGGCTGGTGCTGGAACTGCAGGGCAAGGTGCCGGAGCATCTGGCGGTGCCGCAGGCCGGCGCCGGCACGGCGGCAGCGATGGTGTCCACGGCGGGCCGCGACGCCACTGAGGCGCTGATGGCGCTGGGCTTCCGTGAGGCGCAGGTGCGGGCCGTGGTGGCCGAACTGCTGGCCGCCGATGCAGGCCTCAGCGCCGACGCCCTGATCCGGCGTGGGCTGGGCAAACTGCGGTAGAGCGCGTGACCTGGGGGCAGCAGGACGTCCGGCCGGGACAGCACAGGCCGGAGGCGGCCAGCCAGCGGGTCAGCTGGCTGGAACTGTTCTTCGACCTGCTGTTCGTGACGGCCTTCGATCA encodes:
- a CDS encoding 2,3-bisphosphoglycerate-independent phosphoglycerate mutase, with the translated sequence MLDTIRALAKKTESKILMVVLDGVGGLPLELNGDTELATATTPNMDALAQQAQLGQVELVGAGITPGSGPGHLSLFGYDPLRYVVGRGALSAVGIGVKLGAGDVAVRGNFATLGEGRVIQDRRAGRPSDEKNAEIVGKLREAISEIDGVRVEVYTESEHRFVVVFRNPGVPLGANVSDVDPQATGVPPLTAEAHDAPSQKTAELVNGFVQRAEAALAGEPQVNGVLFRGYSDVPHFPNFDEVYGLRAACIASYPMYKGLASLVGMDVLEVEGEEDALTGKVAALQQAWDRYDFFYFHVKKTDSTGEDGDFHEKVHKIELFDELLPQLLALKPDVIAIVGDHSTPSKLKSHSWHPVPLLIRSDYGRKDAAQRYTEEEAQKGSLGLRRGTDLMPLLMANALKLQKYGA
- a CDS encoding DinB family protein; translated protein: MPRPQVSDYSTFAATYIDLVPEPDVLAALQEQAAHTEALLRAVQNPDYRPAPDKWSVRQVVGHMADTERVFGFRALWFARQDPAPLPGFDQDQWMASSDFDLPAYPALVEGFRAARAAHLSMLGQLAPDAWERRGMASGAAFTVRALAYAMLGHERHHLRGLQERYGPAFG
- the ruvA gene encoding Holliday junction branch migration protein RuvA translates to MIAYLTGAVRDVQSTSAIILAGGVGYEVMCPASTLGRLTPGSEAELHIRMVVREDAMMLFGFVDRDSLRLFDLLTGVSGVGPKLALALLSAMPPSALAAGLVGGDSKLLSSVSGVGKKTAERLVLELQGKVPEHLAVPQAGAGTAAAMVSTAGRDATEALMALGFREAQVRAVVAELLAADAGLSADALIRRGLGKLR